In the genome of Moorena sp. SIOASIH, the window TGGTACAGGTATCTGCACCGCTAATACAGGCATCCCATTTTTAGACCATATGCTGCATCAAATCTCTTCCCATGGACTGATTGACTTGGAGGTGCAGGCAAAGGGGGACCTAGAAATTGATGATCACCACACTAACGAAGATGTTGGGATTACCCTAGGACAAGCCTTGGCAAAAGCATTAAGCGATCGCAAAGGAATTTTCCGCTTCGGGAATTTCCTGGCTCCCCTAGATGAGGCATTGATTCTGGTATCTCTAGATTTTTCTGGGCGTCCTCACTTAAGCTATGGCTTGGAAATTCCTACCCAGCGTGTAGGAACCTATGATACCCAGCTGGTGCGAGAGTTTTTTGTCGCACTGGTTAACCATAGTCAGCTCACCCTACATATCCGCCAACTGGATGGCATCAATTCACATCATATTATTGAAGCAACATTCAAGGCATTTGCCAGAGCAATGCGGATGGCTGTGGAAATTGAT includes:
- the hisB gene encoding imidazoleglycerol-phosphate dehydratase HisB; translation: MQVSDNLTQLESGPIILNTQESKLKARTASVRRTTGETDVQVSLNLDGTGICTANTGIPFLDHMLHQISSHGLIDLEVQAKGDLEIDDHHTNEDVGITLGQALAKALSDRKGIFRFGNFLAPLDEALILVSLDFSGRPHLSYGLEIPTQRVGTYDTQLVREFFVALVNHSQLTLHIRQLDGINSHHIIEATFKAFARAMRMAVEIDPRRAGMIPSSKGVL